A genomic window from Pecten maximus chromosome 6, xPecMax1.1, whole genome shotgun sequence includes:
- the LOC117329027 gene encoding GH3 domain-containing protein-like translates to MKWSVCFGVAAALFGIYYLQILMTVTLSSILAKLRAASVLGVCMLTTTVTLDFYRKDIDDTKFYTLRSKIYQYIANNALALVGQYQLWKMARRSKDIKAVQNEILLQRLQRNKDTEYGAKYRFSEIKTREDFVKSHPLTRINHYEDYIKRMMSGEENILTSSPPIIFAVTSGTSGKSSILPMIKEQRLLFFLQGVAIAYTSMVKTFSGTNSLKKSLKLFYTPKLRESPSGIPIGPNSSSPSNSKSLLSLYSTPSVGYEILSEPEALYVHLLFALRDRNIGIIEANFSSIVYNSLQALECHWENLVDDIEKGHINTSLNIDDSIRTELEKSLKPDKKRADEIRASFKDGRISLVKRLWPNCNVVLGTDTGTFALQGDMLRETFCKGVPLYSPLYAASEGLLGVNIWPLERPSHYLMAQQSMFYEFIPVEKSGENQPETYFMDQVEKGCVYELVITTASGLMRYRFGDVVKVVDFYNQCPVIEFMYRQGQLLNVRGEKTSEVAFFRALSESVAHWSGSKLVDYCCAESVLMEVEEDPKDKESYVPFYHVFVELELEMEDFVLSDDQKDFVDESLCKQSYVYQSFRKKGSIRPMRIHMVSPGTFQELRDFTIATTSASSNQYKAPRVLKRKDALEMVMKNVVK, encoded by the exons ATGAAGTGGAGTGTATGTTTCGGTGTGGCTGCTGCTCTCTTCGGAATATATTATCTCCAAATCCTCATGACTGTCACATTGAGCTCCATTCTTGCCAAACTAAGGGCAG CCTCTGTACTTGGTGTATGCATGCTGACAACAACCGTGACTTTAGACTTCTACAGAAAGGATATTGATGATACAAAATTCTACACCTTGCGAAGCAAGATTTACCAATACATCGCCAACAATGCTCTTGCTCTAGTTGGACAGTATCAACTATGGAAAATGGCCAGACGATCTAAAGATATCAAAGCTGTACAAAATGAAATTCTTTTACAAAGGCTTCAAAGAAATAAAGATACAGAATATGGTGCCAAATACAGATTTTCTGAGATAAAAACTAGAGAGGATTTTGTGAAGAGTCACCCTCTAACAAGGATAAATCATTATGAGGATTACATAAAAAGAATGATGTCTGGAGAGGAAAATATCCTGACATCCTCTCCCCCAATCATATTTGCTGTCACCTCAGGAACCTCAGGGAAAAGCAGTATATTGCCAATGATCAAGGAACAAAGACTATTATTTTTCTTGCAAGGAGTAGCTATAGCATACACTAGTATGGTCAAGACATTTTCTGGTACAAATTCGCTCAAGAAAAGTCTCAAACTTTTCTACACTCCTAAATTGAGAGAATCCCCCTCAGGAATACCTATTGGCCCAAACTCCTCGTCCCCATCAAACTCCAAGTCTTTGTTGAGTCTATACTCTACCCCAAGTGTTGGATATGAAATTCTCAGTGAACCGGAGGCCTTATATGTCCATTTACTGTTTGCTTTAAGGGATCGGAATATCGGAATCATAGAAGCTAACTTTTCCTCCATAGTGTACAACTCACTCCAGGCTCTGGAATGTCATTGGGAAAATCTTGTGGATGACATTGAGAAAGGTCACATTAATACATCTCTTAATATTGATGATAGCATTAGAACTGAACTGGAGAAATCGTTAAAACCAGACAAGAAAAGAGCAGATGAGATCAGGGCATCGTTCAAAGATGGCCGAATCAGTTTGGTGAAAAGATTATGGCCAAATTGTAATGTTGTTTTAGGGACTGATACGGGTACATTTGCCCTCCAAGGAGATATGCTGAGGGAAACATTCTGTAAAGGAGTACCCCTCTACTCTCCTCTGTATGCAGCCTCTGAAGGACTTTTAGGGGTCAATATCTGGCCCCTTGAGAGACCTAGTCATTACCTAATGGCCCAACAGTCAATGTTCTATGAATTCATTCCTGTGGAGAAAAGTGGAGAAAATCAACCAGAAACTTATTTCATGGATCAG GTGGAGAAAGGATGTGTGTATGAACTAGTCATCACTACAGCTTCAGGTCTGATGAGGTACAGGTTTGGGGATGTTGTCAAAGTTGTGGATTTCTACAACCAGTGTCCTGTTATAGAGTTTATGTACAG acagggCCAGCTGTTGAACGTAAGAGGGGAGAAAACGTCAGAAGTAGCTTTTTTCCGAGCTCTGTCGGAGAGTGTGGCTCACTGGTCTGGGTCAAAACTGGTGGACTATTGTTGTGCTGAGAGTGTGTTGATGGAGGTGGAAGAGg ATCCTAAGGACAAAGAGAGCTATGTGCCATTTTACCATGTATTTGTAGAACTTGAACTAGAAATGGAGGACTTTGTCTTGTCTGATGATCAAAAGgatttt GTTGACGAATCTCTATGTAAGCAGTCATATGTATACCAGTCATTTAGGAAGAAAGGTAGTATTCGCCCAATGAGGATTCATATGGTCAGCCCTGGTACATTCCAGGAACTAAGGGACTTCACTATAGCAACTACATCTGCCTCATCCAATCAGTACAAAGCTCCGCGTGTCCTAAAGAGGAAGGATGCTCTGGAGATGGTGATGAAGAATGTGGTTAAATAG